The genomic window CAACAACTTATATTGATCAGCGCCTTCTTCTTCGAGATAAGACGCCAATTCATCTGAAGACTGAATAATTTGGGCAACTGCTTGTAGCCTTTCTTTGTAATCCTGATCAAGTTTTTGCATGGTAACTTTTTTTTGAATGACGAAACCTGACAAAATTTGCATCTTGCCAGGTCTGAATAAAATTTTAATATTTTTATATTATATTTGAATAAATATGCCTCAATCGCTATATTTTAAACTAATAATTCAAAATTACAACGATGGCCATATATTATTCTTCAGCTTTAGTCTGTTCTTCTTGGGCGGGATTTGGTTCTTCCACAGTTGCTTCAGCAGTGTTTACAGTTTCAGTAACATCTTCTACAGGAGCCTCTGCCGGTTCTTCAACTTTTAAAGGTTTTTCTTTCTTTTCACCGCTAACAGCTTTGTGATAGTCTGCGATTTCTTTTTTGCGGGCATCTACTTTTATCTGGATGTCGGATTCTTTGCCGGTGATCCAGCTATTGTACATTTCAAGAGCCTTTTCCGGTGTTAAAGCCCCTTTACTTACTCCACGCTGCAGGTGTTTACGATAAAGTACGCCCTTGTACCTGAGAATAGCATTTACTGTATCTGTGGGTTGTGCTCCCTTCATTAGCCAATCGAATGCTTTGTCGCGATCGATCTCAATGACTGCAGGTCTGGAAGTTGGATTATAACTACCAATTTTTTCAATGAATTTTCCATCTCTTGGAGATCGGGAATCTGCAATCACTATGTGATAAAAAGGTGCTTTCTTGCGCCCTTTGCGCTGTAATCTGATTTTAACGGCCATTTGTTTTGTATTTTAAAATTAGACCCATACCTGTTTACTCCCAAAATGAGACTTTACCGGCATAAGAGGCGCAAATTTAATACATTTTTTAAAAATCAAAGCGCAATTTTAAATTTATTCTACGGGAACTCAGATAGTTAGGTATAGCAAACTGGTAATCATAAATGGATTTAATCCACCTCACGGATGCTTCATTTTTTACTTTTAATAAGTTGAATACTTCCAATGAAACCCAGGCTGAGCGGCAATACCTCGTCCAGTTATATCTTCTGACGCCGGATTTGGATTCACCCCAAAGCTTGTAGGAGAACCCTATATCCACTCGGTGGTAGGCTTTGTGCCTGAATTCATTTCTATAAACGATGTTGTTGCCTCTGAAGCCATAAGGAAGACCACTTGCCACTGTTCCTTGCAGATGCATTTTAAAATCTTGATTCATGGGCAGATAATCCTGAAAAAACATGCTCAATGCAAAAAGTTGATCTGTAGGTCTGGGAACATCTGCTACGTCTTTGCCATCACTTTGAGCATCAACATGAGTTTTGTGTTGTACACCGTTCAATCTTTCTCTAGTTCTTAAAAATGAAATATTGACCCAAGACTCTGCTCCGGGTACGAATTCGCCGTTGATTCGATTGTCCCAACCAATCGCATATGCTTTTGCATCATTGTGTCCGCTGTATCTGATCCTCACATTGTCCAGGTCATAAGATACTAAGTCAGAATATGTCTTATAGTAAAATTCAGTTATCCATCTAAATGGTTTGTCGCTGATGGGCTTCCATAAAAAGTCTGATTTGTATCCTAACACATAATGAACAGATCTCTGAAATTTCTGATTCAATTCAACATGTGCACTGGGATCGCGAAGTTCCCTGAATAATGGTGGTTGGGCGTAGATGCCTCCGGCTAAATACAGGACTCGTTGCGCAGAATTTTGTATTGGTAAGAGTTCAATCTTTCCACGGGGACATAGCATGAACTGATCATTGAGCATAGAATAAAGTCCTCTCAGACCAAGTGTCCATTTGAGCTGATAACTGTCTCCAATGTTTTGATTGAATTGATCTTGCAACCATACATTCCATTTGCCTGAATGGATTTCATTTTCAGCTTTGACTACCTCATTCACCAATAATTTACCACTTCCAAAAGGCAAAGAATATCCCGCAGAATCTATCCTTTGCCACTCGTTAACCTTGTCCTGAAATAGCTCATTTTTATATTGGAATCCATATTGAACGAAGTGATTTTTGAAGAATGTTTCAATATTTTTGAAATCGATCCCTCCTCGAATTTCA from Saprospiraceae bacterium includes these protein-coding regions:
- the rpsP gene encoding 30S ribosomal protein S16 — translated: MAVKIRLQRKGRKKAPFYHIVIADSRSPRDGKFIEKIGSYNPTSRPAVIEIDRDKAFDWLMKGAQPTDTVNAILRYKGVLYRKHLQRGVSKGALTPEKALEMYNSWITGKESDIQIKVDARKKEIADYHKAVSGEKKEKPLKVEEPAEAPVEDVTETVNTAEATVEEPNPAQEEQTKAEE